GACCGTCGGGGGGGCCGGGCGGCGGCTGCCGGGCGGCATCCGGCTCGGGCTGGCCGGCGCGGGTGCCGGGGTCGCGGCGCTCGGCGTGGTCTGGGCACTGCCTCCGGTGGCGGTCGGACTCCTCGGACCCCTGGCCCGCACGACGGAGGTGTGGTCCGGCGAGCACGCCGGGCGGGCCCTCGACTCGTACCCGGGGACGGCCGTCCTCGTCCTGGCGGTGGCCGCCGGCGTCCTCGCCGCCGTACCCCGGCTGTGGGCCCGCTGCGGCGCCCTCGCCCTGGTATGGGCGCTGCTCACGGCGCTGCCGGTCGCCCTCGGCCTGCCGTACGCGGCGACGCTCACCCTCCAGCTCCTGACGACCGCAGGGGCGCTCGCGAGCGCCGTGCGTCCGGGCCCCCTCACGCGCGGCCTGCGCACCCCCGAGCCGGCCGAGGGTCCCGGCACGCCGGGGTCGCGGCCGTCCACCGCCGCCCAGGCTGCTCCGGGCGCTCCGGGCACCCCGTGGGGGCCGTGGGCGCCGTCCCGGCCCCGCCCCCAGGCTCCCGCCGCGGAGCCCGGGGCCGTCCTGGGGTGGATCGCGTACGCCGCCGGGCTGGCGTCCGCCCTGAGCACGGTCGCGCTCGCCCTGGACGTACGGGAGGCCACGTTCGTGGCACTCGGGACCCTGCTCCTGCTCCTCGTGGGGGTGGCGGTGCTCGGGGCGGGTGCGCGCCGGGTGGTGGCCGCCTGCGCCGCGGTGCTCACCGCGACCGCGCTCGTGGTCGCGGTGTCCGCCGCCGCCGGCTTCGAGGACCACTGGACGGCGCTCGCGCTGCTGCTCGTCCCTGCGGCGACGGCCGTCGTCGGCGCCAAGGCCCGTCCGGTGGCCCTGCCGGTCGAGATCACGGGTGCGGTCGTGGCGCTCCCGGCATTCGCGCTCGCCACGTCCCGGCCGGCGTTCCTCTCCCTCGCCCTGGCCCTCGGCGGGGTGATCGCGGCGGCGACGGCCGTGCGCCCGGAGCGGCGGCGGTTCGCCTCGTGGACGGCGGCGGTGCTCTTCCTGCTGGCCGCCTGGGTGCGGCTCGCGGTGTGGGAGGTGACGACCCCGGAGGCGTACACCCTGCCGGTGACCGTGCCGGCCCTCGTCGTCGGCTTCCTGCGGCGGCGCCGGGACCGGGAGGCCTCGTCCTGGACGGCGTACGGTCCGGGTCTCGCGGCGACGCTGCTGCCCGGCCTCGTCGCGGCCTGGACGGACCCGGAGTGGCCGCGGCCGCTGGCCCTGGGGGTCTCGGCCCTGGTCGTGACGCTGCTCGGGGCACGCTTCCGGCTCCAGGCGCTGCTGGTCCTCGGCGGTTCGGTGCTCGCCCTGGACGGGCTGCACGAGCTGGCGCCCTACGTGGTGCAGGCGGTGGGCGCGCTGCCGCGCTGGCTGCCGCCGGCCCTCGCCGGGCTCCTGCTGCTCGCGGTGGGCGCCACGTACGAGCAGCGGCTGCG
This sequence is a window from Streptomyces sp. NBC_00691. Protein-coding genes within it:
- a CDS encoding SCO7613 C-terminal domain-containing membrane protein; amino-acid sequence: MDNSLPPADELALVDRELARLDARRSQLLARRAWLLRVLYAPSAPTAPGPSPAAPGPFPPVSGPRPPVADSTPRSAQNVLLTLGGTLLTIAAIAFTLVSWGSMGIGGRSAVLFVVTSCTLAAPVALLRRSLVSTAEAVAALGLVLMVLDAYALHRVALPEADGLGYTAVAAAVLAGAWTAYGSALSRLRIPLPVAVVAGQLPLPLGVLAAGGGPTAFAWAALVTAAADGAVILWTRPAAVRITAAVGATALGGWALLTGGWLSLTSPWSGAPLLLAAAALALFAARRLPTPAVAASVVAGLATVAAVGGLLRPAVAAEWIVPVYVLCGLALASVWRLSPADAGDGTVGGAGRRLPGGIRLGLAGAGAGVAALGVVWALPPVAVGLLGPLARTTEVWSGEHAGRALDSYPGTAVLVLAVAAGVLAAVPRLWARCGALALVWALLTALPVALGLPYAATLTLQLLTTAGALASAVRPGPLTRGLRTPEPAEGPGTPGSRPSTAAQAAPGAPGTPWGPWAPSRPRPQAPAAEPGAVLGWIAYAAGLASALSTVALALDVREATFVALGTLLLLLVGVAVLGAGARRVVAACAAVLTATALVVAVSAAAGFEDHWTALALLLVPAATAVVGAKARPVALPVEITGAVVALPAFALATSRPAFLSLALALGGVIAAATAVRPERRRFASWTAAVLFLLAAWVRLAVWEVTTPEAYTLPVTVPALVVGFLRRRRDREASSWTAYGPGLAATLLPGLVAAWTDPEWPRPLALGVSALVVTLLGARFRLQALLVLGGSVLALDGLHELAPYVVQAVGALPRWLPPALAGLLLLAVGATYEQRLRDARRLRDRVARMR